The DNA segment gaataagtagtacacacaggaatgaagtgtgcggacttggtcagccgatccacaatcacccaaatagcatcaaacctcttcaaagtccgtggaattccaacaacaaagtccatagtaatcctctcccacttccactcgggaataaccatctgctgaagcaagccacccggtctctgatgctcatatttcacctacttacaattgagacaccgagctacaaatcccacaatatctttcttcattcttctccaccatagtgctacctcaaatcctgatacatcttcgcggcacccggattaatggaatatcgcgagctatgggcctcctccagaatcaactttctaagcccatccacattgggcacacagatccggccctacatccccaacacaatggtcacatctctagcatcatcatgctaaactctgttaaggacaagcaaatgtggatcatcatattggcactctctgatgctatcatataaggaagaccgagaaaccacgcaagccaacacccgactaggctctgaaatatctaatctcaccaaccgattggccaaggcctgaacatcaactgcaaagggtctctccccaactgaaaTATACGcgaaactccccatactcaccgcctttcggctcaaagcatcggccactatattagtctttcccggatgatacagaatagtaatattataatccttaagcaactctagccatctccgctgcctcaaattaaggtccttttgcttgaacaaatgctgaagactgcgatgatcggtgaatacctcacaagatacgccatacaagtaatgcctccaaatcttcgatgcatgaactatggtagccaactctaaatcatgaacatggtagttcttctcatgggacttcaattgaagagaagcataagcaataactctgccctcctacatcaatacgcaaccaatcccaactctcaaagcatcacaatatacggtatatgaacctgaagctgatggcaaaaccaataatagagttgtggtcaaagctgtcttgagcttccgaaagctcttctcacactcgttcgaccatacaaatggagcaccattctgagtcaacttggtcaagggcgatgcaatggatgaaaatccctgaacaaaccggcgataatagcctgccaacccaagaaagctacgaatctctgttgctgaggacggtctaggccaactctgaaccgcctctatcttctttggatcaacctgaataccctcgctggacaccacgtgtcccaagaaagctactgacctgagccaaaactcacacttggagaattttgcataaagtttctcctccttcaatctctgcaatacaactctcaaatgctccgcgtgctcgtcctgactatgcgagtacaccagaatatcatcaataaatacaataacgaacgaatccaggtaaggtcgaaatacactgttcatcaaatgcatgaacgctgatggggcattggtcagcccgaaagacatgacaagaaactcatagtgaccatatctagtcctaaaagcagtcttaagaatatctgaatccctgatcttcaactggtaatagcccgaacggagatcaatcttagagaacaccctctctccctgaagctgctcaaataaatcatcaatgtgaggcaaaagatacttgttcttaattgttaactTGTTCAAttgcttgtaatcaatgcacattctcattttgtcatccttcttctttacaaacagaaccgacgcaccccacggtgacacactaggccgaatgaaccccttatctagaagttcctgaagcttctctttcaattctttcaactctgctggtgccatacgatattgcggaatagaaatgggctgagtgcccgacgccaggtcaataccaaaatcaatatccctgtccggtggcatgcccggtaggtctgcaggaaaaacatcaggaaaatccctcacggctggaacagaatcaatggtaggagcatCGGCTCCAACATCCcttacaaatgctagatatgacagacaacccttcccaaccatacgctgggccttcacgaaagagatcactctactaggaacataatcagtcacgccatgccactcgatccgcggtatacccggcatagccaaagtgactatcttagcatggcagtatagaatagcatgacatggagataaccaatccatgcccagaataacatcaaagtccaccatgctcaatagtaatagatcaactcaggtctccagacccccaatagccataacacatgaccggtatacacggtccacaacaacagtatcacccaccggggtagacacatgaataggtaaagcaagaagcTCCCGaagcgtacccaaataatgagcaaatatgaggacacataagaataggtggaaccgggatcaaataatatagaggcgtctctgtggtagactgaaacaacacctataatgacagcatctgaagcaatagcatttgtcctgcctggaatagcatagaaacgagcctggccaccacctgatcgacctccccctctggggcgacccctggctgcctgacttccacccctagctggctgggcgggtggtgaagtaactggagcagaagtcgagggctgacccctctgctgataCTGACCATCATGAAGTCGAgcgcactgcctcctcatatgtccaaactcttcGCACTCATAAAAACTACCCGGtgttggagatggggactgaagggaacccctagcaccggagtGAATGGCAGATGCACTCGGCGATGAAGAACCCTAAGCTGATGGGGCATGAGATAAACTCTGAGTTGGGAGGGCGCTGAATGAAGGTTGGCCCTACTGAGACCCATGATGaccacgacctgaagatgccccacaatactctggacgggccgactgagcaggcctgaaagaacgacctctaccatactggaactggcccctcgatggagcaccactgtaacttcccgatcctcgaggcctcttggcctccctctcctctcgctccctacggcgaaccatctcaatctcacgagcgatatcaaccacctcctcaaacgtAGAACCTAATACTCTCTCTTTAGTCATTagaatacggagatggtagttaaggccatccacaaatctcctgatcctctcacgatctgtcgaaatcatccaaatggcatgacgagccaactcagaaaacctcatctcatactgggtcatGGTCATATTCCCCtgcgtcaaccactcaaactgcctacgcaacttctctctgcgggactgcggtacatacttctccaagaagagagcggagaactgctgccaagaaaggggaGCTGCAccgacaggcctacgcctctcaaaatcctcccaccaagtaaaggcagctcccgagaactgaaaggtggtaaattccacaccactagactcaagaatccaaGTTGtatggagcatccgctgacacttgtcaagaaaaccctgggcatcctcgccctcatcACCACTGAACGAtggaggctggagcctaccaaacctctcaagatgacgctGATCATCATCCGGCATGGTTGGTACTACGAACTCCTGAACTGgcgcaaccggctgagctggaggtgcccctagCGTCtatagtccctgcactacctgctcaggtgtgcgagcagcgggggtctgattgcctcccccggtcTGTGAAGTAGCTGTTgcggtagtggctgaaactgcctgagccaggccagtgcaaactgataagatctgtgccaaggcctcctgaagacccggaatcatgatgggcacaactggtacctgaactggtgctgctggagcctgatccggagctggggcagctggtggatcaacaaGTGCTGCCCTTGCCGCCCTGCCTCTGCTAcatccacgaccgcgtccacagcctctggtggcctcaatgggtggcactggtggtcgtccaccggtagctcgcgtcctcaccatctgtgaaagaatcgaataacagaagtttagttctcggatcaacaaaGTTGCACGAcaaaatttcaagaatgtgaagttttcctaaaggttctgcaacctctcgaggataaatacagatgtctccgtaccgatccgcgagactctactaaaccggctcatgacttgtgagacctatgtaacctaggctctgataccaacttgtcatgaccccaaccccggtcgtgatggcacccaacacattgctaggcaagcccgaccaacaaTCAATCTCAACCCTTTTCTTTATAAAATTCGTTACCAGTTAACAGTGTTTCAATACCAATTTAACATAATATATGTCTGAAAACAGTAGATTAAATGTGCGGAAGTCATAGTAATATCACCACATAGCCCAccgatccggtgtcacaagtctgagcctttAATACAAGTTTACCAACCTAATACATATCAATCTAGGGAatacagataaaaacaaatgatagaaagaagagatcagggttgcggacgccatgcagctacctcaatgctcccggatatgcgctgctcaactgaaaatcctcactcagcctcagatgcacctggatctgcacgcaaggtgcagggagtaatgtgagtactacAACCCAGttagtaataagcataaataataacTAAGGATAAGAAATCACGGAGAatcacagagtaatctataatacggcagtttaaaacaagtaatatgaaaacaataaaccaatgaaaacaaaatatgataattctacaacaaataaacagTTAAGTGATAGACATATAAAggaaatcaacacatagaacggtaccatgTAGTactcgctgcggcgtgcagcccgatccatatatttatcgtcgacggcgctcactgggggtgtgcagactccaggaggggccccatacggcccaagagcaatatcaagccatctcgtggcatcaaatctaggccttcggcctcatatcaatatcagtataacactgctgcggcgcgcagctcgatcccatagtatcctcacatctggcccttggccgtattgagtccagaaatcatataagcccctcgggcaatagtagaACAGTAGTTCTCATCccaaaaacatcatttaatatatcttttagtttcaaaaatcgagtaaaagtggctgagttgtaaaatagtagaaaatggtacgactgagttcaactagtaaatcaaaacagtgaggaaatagtgataaaaactccccgaatggttcaaatagttggcacgaagcccaaatatggcaatcagtacaaataatgatgataacaattatgcttcaatcaaatacgtggtaaaagtATCACTCAGGATGGACCaattcacaatccccaatagtaaacgaccctaCGCTCACcatcaagcatgtgtctcacctcaatatagcactacgatgtgcaaatccggggtttgaaaccctcaggacatcatttacattcattactcacctcgaaccggctaaagctctagctcgctatgcccttgcctctcaaatcggcctcctcacgcgtcgaatctgaccaaaaccagaatgaatacgtcacaataggctaagggaacaaaacccaagcaaaaaaatcgaaaaatatcaaaaatcccaaaattagcaaaacccgagccccgagcccacttctcgaaactcagaaattatTACATCAACGAGTTCCTTATtattccacgagttcatacatatcaaaaactctcaaatacgacctcaaatggcccttcaaatcctaatttaaaatctcaaaatcccaagccctacttcttccatttttagctaaatttccaagaatttctaggttaatttcacaatataataacatttttggttcataaaacttacctccaatcaatcttccttgaatccctcttcaatttctcCCAAAGAGCTCCCAAAATACTCAGCTTTGGTGGAAAAATGGCTAAGactcgcggatgaaatgtttaaaAACCTCACTGCCCAGTCCTgtaattccttcatcgcgatcgcgaaaggcAAAATTCCAAGCTTCCAAAACTACACTATGCGAACGTGACAACAGCTCTGCGAACGCGAAGCTTCCACACACAAAGCTATGCGAACGCGTGACAAtacatgcgaacgcgaagagcaatctCACCTGGACTCCAAAGTCTCATACGCGAATGCGAGCCATACGATGCGATCGCGAAGCACCATATCACTACCTTCCTTGAACGCGGACCCTCAACCGCGAGCGCGAAGGGCAAAACACCCGCCTTCCAAAaaccttctacgcgatcgcgatgacCAAATTTGTCTGCAACTgttgctgcaattttctgcaaccTTCCAAGACTcaaaacttcccgttagccatccaaaatcaccccaaggccctcgggacctcaaccaaaagtaccaacacatcctaaaacctcattcaaactttttcccatcatcaaaacacctcaaacaacgccaaatccatcaattcacatcgaattcaagcctagcttttctaaaaacttccgaaacatgcttttgatcaaaaacccaaccaaaccacgttcaagtgacctaaaattttgcacacacatcccaaatcacataacgaagctacaccaactctcgaaattctattttgaccatcggatcaaaatctcaccaatcaaccaaaaattgccaaaatactaacttcgccaattcaagactaattctacaccggacctccaaaaccacttctgatcacactcctaagtcacaaatcacctcccgaagctaaccgaaccatcggaactcacatctgatccctctaactcataagtcaacatccggttgacttttccaatttaagccttcttaaaagagactaagtgtctcatttctaaTCCATTCCACTCCAAACGCAAACCAaccaactcgaccacataaaacacatctaacgaagcataaagaagcaggaatgggggaaaacggagcggtaactcctgagacgactggccgggtcatcacaaattTATAGCAAAAACTTAAAAGAGTCGATAAACAAAAGTGGATATATCTACTATTCTCTATGCTTTCTTGAAAATGGATGGACTGCAGGAGAATATATACAAGCTAttctattatgaccaattattctgcaacgaccacatttgaatgttatttttgatgactcGGTAGCTGGAATATGCTTTTTCTTCTACCTTCTACCTGGTGGCACTTTGAAATCTAGAGGTTTAACAATTTGTGACTTAACAGTCTCTGGTACAATCCAAGAATCAGTATGTCCTACAGGATGTATTTGTCTTTCATATGTTTTCAGCCAAGATTCCTTTAAGTACCAGTGCGAACAAAAGTTAGACTTCTTGATGTTTCTCTTCTCGATAGCTGCAATTGCATGTATGTATGGTAATTCATTAAATTGAAACTGAAAACCATCACATGTTCTTTTGTTTAAGTCTACCAAGAAAGttattccttcttcttcaactctagaacGCCAAGAATCAACAAGGAAGACCTTCAAtgttgaaaaattataagttagtacattatgttaaattatattaaaatcatAAGCTAAACATAGAACATAATACTTACATTCAAAGTAAATGCTAAAtctatttttttcttcaattcctcCTCTACCCAACAAGAAACATCATAAAAAGTTCCTTttgcttcatttcttctttcataaaaCCAACGTTGTAGCTTCAACACTTGAATGAAATCTATCATTCTTAATATAGGCAGCTCCCTTGCTTCTAATAGGACAGAATTCATTGACTCAACTATGTTTGTTGTGAGCATGTCATATCTTCGTCGTAGACTACAAGAACGTGCCCCCCTTTCCGGTGGCTCTTCCATCAAGTAGTCATAAGTCTTCTTATCTACTTTTGCTATATCTGACATGTATAAGTCAAATTCTTTGCACATGTATACTCTTGCAGCACTTTGGAAAAGCTTTATGACCTCACTTTTCACCTTCCTTCGCTTTAGGTTCTGCTCCAAATGATAGATGCAAATCCCATGATGGATTTCAGGATATACCTTTGCAATGCCATATGCAATAGCTTGATGCCTGTCtgctaaaaaaattaaattctcacGGCTCCCAATTGCATTGCGGAGCTGACTAAAGTACCACTCATAGGAATTGTTATTTTCAGATTCTGCTATTCCAAAGGCTAGTGGGAAAATTTGGTTATTTGCATCATCTGAAACTGAAATCATCAAAATATCACGAAATTTTGACTTCAAAAAAGTTGCATCAACAGCAATCACCGGTCTACAATTATTCCAACCAGATATTGATGATCCATATGcataaaacatataaagaaacctgAAAATACAATATAAAACAAGGTTAACAGAAGTTAAGGATAAGTAGTCCTGAACTTCAGATTATAAGGTTAAAAGTTAAGGACGgtcagtccttaacttagaatttcaagttataaagttaaggacatgcagtccttaactttgagttcaaagttcaaaacttaaggataggcagtccttaactttgaattacaagttcaaaagttaaggacaaccaGTCCTGAACTTCTGGTTATAACTCAAAAGTTAACTGGTTAAAGACAGCATGTCCTAAATTTTATAAAATGTACTaataaactttttttttattgtttaccTGTTGTTGTCGTCTATCTTTATGTTAGTATAAGTTCTCGAGTTTTTACTTGTCATCATATACAAGTATGAAGACAATAATTCATAATTCTCTTCGGGAGTTCCTCTTATTAAAGCGGAAGCAAGTTGGATAGCACGCCACGCCTTGTGATATCC comes from the Nicotiana sylvestris chromosome 4, ASM39365v2, whole genome shotgun sequence genome and includes:
- the LOC104238962 gene encoding uncharacterized protein; translation: MKADQRHATSKLISGYIIDNLRDPRFEVTPAFVMTEMQKLHGLDNGYHKAWRAIQLASALIRGTPEENYELLSSYLYMMTSKNSRTYTNIKIDDNNRFLYMFYAYGSSISGWNNCRPVIAVDATFLKSKFRDILMISVSDDANNQIFPLAFGIAESENNNSYEWYFSQLRNAIGSRENLIFLADRHQAIAYGIAKVYPEIHHGICIYHLEQNLKRRKVKSEVIKLFQSAARVYMCKEFDLYMSDIAKVDKKTYDYLMEEPPERGARSCSLRRRYDMLTTNIVESMNSVLLEARELPILRMIDFIQVLKLQRWFYERRNEAKGTFYDVSCWVEEELKKKIDLAFTLNVFLVDSWRSRVEEEGITFLVDLNKRTCDGFQFQFNELPYIHAIAAIEKRNIKKSNFCSHWYLKESWLKTYERQIHPVGHTDSWIVPETVKSQIVKPLDFKVPPGRR